The segment CTGTTTAAGTTTTTGGGTGTTGTGCCAGACGATTAAACCAGGCGTgagtttaacaaaaaaaaaaaaatatagaaaaaacaaGGGTATAAGTCAGAATGGATGGGGATGATGAAAAATGTCAATAGTTGAtaagtgaaaaagaaaatataaaaaataaaataaagataagattatttaaaatagttgatgtattttttttgtttttcttaccAGCACTTGCTGAACTGAGTCTCAATACGGCATCTCCTTGAAGTGATATTGAGAGGGTAGCTGTGTCCTCAAGACGTGCCAATACTTCTTCTGGTATATCTTCAGGTTCACGAAGACGTAGTGTCACTTCACCATTACCACCATTACCCTGACCATTTTGACCACCACCACCAGGACTAGTTGATGCTGAATACATGAACACAGAACCGTATCCATGCAGCGATTGTA is part of the Aphidius gifuensis isolate YNYX2018 linkage group LG1, ASM1490517v1, whole genome shotgun sequence genome and harbors:
- the LOC122861039 gene encoding uncharacterized protein LOC122861039; translation: MTAINSGPVGEVGGVRLPLQSLHGYGSVFMYSASTSPGGGGQNGQGNGGNGEVTLRLREPEDIPEEVLARLEDTATLSISLQGDAVLRLSSASAGKKNKKNTSTILNNLIFILFFIFSFSLINY